Proteins found in one Bacteroidota bacterium genomic segment:
- a CDS encoding fatty acid desaturase: protein MSTEEITATSYETRLEKKLRQWKYLLPAATFFTIGVLVAGIYTCMLFFESGYYYSIIVAGFLYHAAMIVGVHDGAHKAITKTTADSWIMSIVGGIVLLPFYPEPFRRYHLIHHANTNSEADPLWPNLKKKIFERSRLLYILAELIPFGFIAITIFSDKETKRKVNGPKIRFGFMALSFLISFVIIYFVKLDAIFIISSMYFATIVAKLRHWCEHIGDIPHKESNTYWFPLGMGIGNHDVHHDHPNYSWLTLLIGLRKRKKDTHPLKAIYRILFDKNYIHYGGISDS, encoded by the coding sequence ATGTCCACGGAAGAAATTACAGCTACTAGCTACGAAACACGCCTAGAAAAAAAGCTGAGGCAATGGAAATATCTGCTTCCTGCTGCTACTTTTTTCACCATTGGTGTGTTGGTAGCGGGAATATATACATGTATGCTATTTTTCGAATCGGGTTATTACTACAGTATTATAGTTGCTGGGTTTCTGTACCACGCTGCGATGATTGTGGGCGTGCACGATGGTGCCCACAAAGCAATTACAAAAACCACTGCCGATTCATGGATTATGAGTATTGTTGGCGGGATTGTATTATTGCCTTTTTATCCTGAACCTTTTAGAAGATATCATCTAATTCATCATGCAAATACCAATTCTGAAGCTGACCCACTGTGGCCAAATTTGAAAAAGAAAATATTTGAACGAAGTAGATTGCTATATATACTTGCTGAACTTATTCCTTTTGGGTTTATAGCTATTACCATTTTCAGCGATAAAGAAACCAAACGAAAAGTAAATGGCCCGAAAATCAGATTTGGATTTATGGCGTTATCGTTTTTAATATCATTTGTTATTATATATTTTGTGAAACTCGATGCTATATTTATTATATCATCTATGTACTTTGCCACCATTGTAGCAAAGCTAAGGCATTGGTGTGAACATATTGGCGACATACCACACAAAGAGAGTAATACTTATTGGTTTCCTTTAGGCATGGGTATTGGCAACCACGATGTACACCACGACCACCCTAATTATTCGTGGCTTACTTTGTTGATAGGGCTACGCAAAAGAAAAAAAGATACGCACCCGTTAAAAGCTATATATAGAATTTTATTTGATAAGAACTATATACATTATGGTGGGATATCTGACTCCTAA